ATAATCTTCCAACTGGGTGAAGCTTTCAAAAATGGTATCAGCTTTATTTCTGGAAATTCCGAGCCCGGTATCTGAAACAGCAAAAAGAAGTCTCGTACATCCGGCAGGATACGGGTCGGTAGCACAATCATCGGGCAGAACTTCAATGGTGAGTCCGCCTTTATCGGTATATTTGATTGCGTTACTGACGAGGTTGTTCAAAATCTGGGTAAGCCTGCCGGAATCCCCCTGCAGCTCCCCGGAAATATCGGGATGAACGCAGCATTCCATTTCCAGCCCCTTGTTCTCGGCATTGGGCTGGTGGGAATTCATGACGAGGGCAAGTGTCTGGCGGACATCAAATGTCCCTTCCCTGAGTTCAAGAATACGCCGTTCGATCTTTGAGTAATCGAGCATATCATTGAGAACCCGTAACAGGGACGAAGCCGAGCCTTTAATCAATTCCACATATTCCTTCTGGTCCGACTCAAGTCCGCTTCCAAGCAGAATTTCACTTAATCCCAGAATCCCGTTCATGGGCGTACGCAACTCATGACTGATGGTGGCAAGAAAAGAACTCTTCGCTTCATTAGCGGCCTCGGCATCAGCCACAGCCTGCCGGTATTCCTGCTCCATGCCGTGCTTATAAAGGGCGATTTCAATGGAGGAACGAAGCTCCCGCTCCTCAAAAGGCTTGAGCAGGTAACCGAAAGGCCCGGAAAGTTTGGCCCGGCTCAGAGTGTTTTCATCGGAAAATGCGGTAAGAAAAACAATAGGAATGTCGTAGGTCTTGATAATAATGTTGGCGGCTTCAATGCCGTCCATTTCACCTTGCAGCTTAATGTCCATGAGAACCAGATCCGGTCGGCCGGCTGCAGCTTTATCAATAGCTTCCCTGCCGGTTACTGCGTCTCCGGCAATGATGTATCCCAAGCGTTTTAATGTAGCTTGAATATCGAGATTGACTATTTTTTCATCATCAACAACCAGAATCCGCTTGCCAGACATCAACTCTACCCCATCGACATGTATTTAAAAAATCAACTTCAACCTTCATATAATAAATAATTACAGAATTGAAAACATTTTCCGTTTTATTTTTTATTCATTTATACCGACATACAAAAAAACGGCTCTGGAATCTCCAGAACCGTTTTCACAAATTTGAAACAAAATCAGAAAATCACAAAATCTGATCCAGAAATTGCTTCAAGCGGGGATGATCTGCGCTGTTAAAGAACTCTTCCGGCGGTGCGCAGGCGATAATCCTGCCGTCTTCCATAAAGACAATCCTGTCCGCAACTTCACGGGCAAAACCCATCTCATGTGTCACCACGACCATGGTCATGCCTTCGCTGGCAAGATTTTTCATAACATCAAGCACCTCACCGATCATTTCCGGGTCAAGGGCGGATGTGGGTTCATCAAAAAGCATGATTTTTGGGTTCATGGCCAGTGCGCGGGCAATGGCCACCCTCTGCTGCTGCCCACCGGAAAGCTTGGAAGGATAAACATTGGCTTTCTCGCGGATGCCTACTTTTTTAAGCAGGTCCACGGCAATGGCCCTTGCTTCCTCTTTGTCCATGCCCTTCAGACGGATGGGAGCCATAGTCAGGTTTTCCAGAAC
This genomic window from Desulfovibrio sp. JC010 contains:
- a CDS encoding hybrid sensor histidine kinase/response regulator, coding for MSGKRILVVDDEKIVNLDIQATLKRLGYIIAGDAVTGREAIDKAAAGRPDLVLMDIKLQGEMDGIEAANIIIKTYDIPIVFLTAFSDENTLSRAKLSGPFGYLLKPFEERELRSSIEIALYKHGMEQEYRQAVADAEAANEAKSSFLATISHELRTPMNGILGLSEILLGSGLESDQKEYVELIKGSASSLLRVLNDMLDYSKIERRILELREGTFDVRQTLALVMNSHQPNAENKGLEMECCVHPDISGELQGDSGRLTQILNNLVSNAIKYTDKGGLTIEVLPDDCATDPYPAGCTRLLFAVSDTGLGISRNKADTIFESFTQLEDYMTRKHGGIGLGLAITHHLVNMLQGAIWVDTQPSQGSCFYFTAVFKRVDERVEEKQSEVPEVFDFSQFKRVMLADDNIITRRVVSAFLEDANCELEMVENGREAISLLASKPFDLVIMDIQMPIMDGLEATRLIRAGYIENVDSQIPILALTAHAMKGDRERCLEVGMNGYISKPFNSAGLMEAMLSVVKGEKGSSPVEVQPQDNFDSSSSLDLKGTIVRLDGNDKLVQEIYSHFMRLVPMHLTRVDEAVTNDDMDKVRSELALLRGLSLDVGAHKLSALTQEIDKHLQYENLSSVENLISSMKSEADNALTVMSDYLFKSS
- a CDS encoding amino acid ABC transporter ATP-binding protein translates to MTAKPIIEIKDVYKFFGDLAALSDVSLDIKAGEKVVIIGPSGSGKSTLLRSINRLEEINKGSIIVDGLDVHDKENDINTIRQELGMVFQSFNLFPHKTVLENLTMAPIRLKGMDKEEARAIAVDLLKKVGIREKANVYPSKLSGGQQQRVAIARALAMNPKIMLFDEPTSALDPEMIGEVLDVMKNLASEGMTMVVVTHEMGFAREVADRIVFMEDGRIIACAPPEEFFNSADHPRLKQFLDQIL